Part of the Zingiber officinale cultivar Zhangliang chromosome 6A, Zo_v1.1, whole genome shotgun sequence genome, TACAATGTGAGATCCAAAGAATGCATACAATACACTATAATCAAATAGAACAGCAAGACATACCGCATTTTTTTTTAGTAAATGCCAAAAAATTTCATTTCCCTATCCATATCATTCCTGGTCACACGAAGGCCACCCCCAGGAGGAAGAAGGCCGAGGCGGCGGCAGCGACAACACCTGATCCCGCGGACATGGGCGACAGGGCGGCGCTCACGCTGGATCCCGGAGTCGGGGTGGGGCCGAAGACTATGGGAAAGGACTGGTACGCTCCGGGAGGGGGCGCATCGGCGACGACGCCCTCGTCTGCCGGGGGCGGGGGGAAGGTGCCGTCTGCGGAGGGTACGGCGACGGCCAGCTTCTGGTTTTTGGCGCAGTGGCCTGCCACGCCGCTAGTGAAGAAGTAGTAGCCGGGGGAGGTGAGGTTGAAGAGGGAGTTGCCATCGTTAAGCCTCAGCAGTGGCGTCGCCACGACGCAGGTGTTGAAAGCCCGCGCCGTGACCTGGACGACCGAGTCCTGGCTCGGCGGGTACAAGAACACTGCAACATAACAGTCCACATGATAGATCTGATGCAAAAATGTAGATGAAATGTGGGACCTTGTGATTTTATTACTTACGGAGGGAGTCACCGACGCGGAAGCTGTGGTTGCGTGACCAATAGTGATAGAGGAGGCGGTTGGAGGAAGGAGGGAGACCCCAGCAATTGAGATCTCCAACCTTGTACTGGTAGCACAGGCATCCATTGGGGACTTGAAGCAGAAGCAGCAGGGCTGACGCCAAGATAACTCCAGGTGCCGCCCGGAACATGTTTTGTGGCAGTTTCGTTTGCTGGAGAACGAGGAGGCCAACTataaatctgtttttttttttttttttttttaagtgaagGCGGAGAGAGATGGACGCAAAAATGAATAGAATATTAGCAGCGAAAGGTATCTTGGGAGCGGCGTGTTGGTCGTGAGGCCCTGACACAGCACGTGGGACGAGTTGGAGAAGCACATGGTTCCACGGCTGATGTTGGAAGAGCTGGTGGATGGTAGATCACTGAGCCGGCTCGGGTCCATTTTGTCAGCAACTTCGAAGACGTTCGGTGCGATGGTAGATATTAGGAGATCGTTTTGACTTCTAAAATTTCAATCTTGCTAACACTTTTCGTTAAATTATCAATTATCTGCAGTAAATTTTTAACGGGTGCATCTAAAATTTTCGAACGCCAACAGTCATCCTAAAATTGCATTCTTATCAAAACATacatttaattttcattttatcTCTCTTAATCATAACTAACTCTTCTTTGCCTCATTTAAAGGTAACAAATATTTTTGTTTTGTCTCTTTTCTCTAGATTTTAatcataatattattttttttctcttctttataaataatatatttcctCTCTTTTGATTCTTTTATAATATTGGTTTTTCAACACCAATATCCTTGTAGAGCTAATTTTTATACATAAGTATCACTGTAGtgttattatttaaaaatcaacatCACTGTTTAATATCGTAACTTAAACACAATACCACcagtaaaatttttttaaaaacaacaaGCGAATACATTTGAACTCTAGTACTATATAAATCCATAAAAGTTAAGAATGACTTCAATCATAGCTCTATAAATTCATTAATAGATTTTGACTGAAATTCATTACACTATAAAAATTAGTGCTTTTCGGAACAAATTTGGGgtcaaatttataaaaaaaattcattgtaAAATTTTTTGAGACGAATTCAGGGACGAAAAAATGTTCGTCCCAAACCTTTTGATGCCAACTTCTACAACGAATTTTTTTATtgcaaatttggcaacgaaattGGCAAtgaataaaattttcgtccccaaattcgtcgcCAAATTTGCAACAACAGACTCTAGTTTGTCCCTAATTTTgtaacgaatttggggacaaattcggtgacgaattatttttttgttgccaagtttgttcctaattttgcaacgaatttgggaaCGAATTCGGTgacgaattattttttttttttgccaagtttgtccctaattttgcaacaaataataaatttgttgcaaaattggcaacaaatttggcaacaaaatttgGTAACAAATTATATTTTCGTTGTTAAATTCGTAGCTAATTTTCATGAAC contains:
- the LOC121996335 gene encoding early nodulin-like protein 1 — translated: MFRAAPGVILASALLLLLQVPNGCLCYQYKVGDLNCWGLPPSSNRLLYHYWSRNHSFRVGDSLLFLYPPSQDSVVQVTARAFNTCVVATPLLRLNDGNSLFNLTSPGYYFFTSGVAGHCAKNQKLAVAVPSADGTFPPPPADEGVVADAPPPGAYQSFPIVFGPTPTPGSSVSAALSPMSAGSGVVAAAASAFFLLGVAFV